In Hyperolius riggenbachi isolate aHypRig1 chromosome 10, aHypRig1.pri, whole genome shotgun sequence, a genomic segment contains:
- the LOC137534768 gene encoding uncharacterized protein — MRSNQHSRIEDKMMERIKEEKETFLSGDLQAMEESKMMRAVKEKEEMFLLDDKQLTENIDLMRTFKAEKEEMYDQQSAVEGNLRRTEMKEEEGGIHLRSDQQSTKEGQMMRTIKQEECHLDISTDGQDVGNSSEGHLISPPDYNAEDNGGGTQYYPGGNPITGNKHHRFYCEERSPDPSNPEEPSDRSLIVTTNIHQGTHCTNKPPKPFNLWESSMNQQLETYFLYLQGTL, encoded by the exons ATGAGGAGCAATCAACATTCTAGAATTGAGGATAAAATGATGGAGAGAATTAAAGAGGAAAAGGAGACTTTTCTAAGTGGTGATCTGCAAGCTATGGAGGAGAGCAAAATGATGAGAGCagtaaaagaaaaagaagaaatgtTTCTATTGGATGATAAGCAACTTACAGAGAACATTGACTTGATGAGGACATTTAAAGCTGAGAAAGAGGAGATGTATGACCAGCAGTCTGCAGTTGAGGGTAACCTGAGGAGGACAGAAatgaaagaagaagaaggagggatACATTTACGGAGTGATCAGCAATCTACCAAAGAAGGTcagatgatgaggacaattaaacagGAGGAATGCCATCTTGATATCAGCACAG ATGGACAGGATGTGGGGAACTCCTCAGAGGGACATCTTATCTCACCTCCAGATTATAATGCAGAAGATAATGGTGGTGGCACACAATATTATCCAGGAGGAAACCCCATTACTGGAAATAAACATCACAGATTTTACTGTGAGGAGAGATCACCGGATCCCTCTAATCCTGAGGAACCTTCTGACAGATCACTTATTGTTACCACAAATATTCATCAAGGAACTCATTGTACAAATAAGCCACCTAAGCCATTCAATCTTTGGGAATCTTCTATGAATCAACAGTTGGAAACATATTTCCTTTATCTGCAGGGGACACTTTGA